In the genome of Oncorhynchus clarkii lewisi isolate Uvic-CL-2024 chromosome 22, UVic_Ocla_1.0, whole genome shotgun sequence, one region contains:
- the LOC139380362 gene encoding ASNSD1 upstream open reading frame protein: protein MSAKNQRENENIDEEESTLKEELNKKIKEQKIVFDELSNLKKNRRVYVQQPNSNIFFLADRGQTLASCKKELDNMKKDM, encoded by the exons ATGTCTGCAAAGAACCAGCGAGAGAACGAAAACATTGATGAGGAAGAGTCTACGCTGAAGGAGGAATTAAACAAAAAG ATCAAGGAACAGAAAATTGTGTTTGATGAGCTCTCCAATCTGAAGAAAAACCGG AGGGTCTATGTTCAACAGCCCAACAGTAACATATTCTTCTTGGCAGACAGAGGGCAGACTCTTGCTTCATGCAAAA AGGAACTCGACAACATGAAGAAGGATATGTAG
- the LOC139380359 gene encoding asparagine synthetase domain-containing protein 1, producing the protein MCGICCVLSLSPSQLVLEKHVHENLRKRGPNSSCNITKTASNPYYQCLFSAHVLHMRGCPAPQPAQDRNSNVLMWNGEVFGGLLLRPEENDTDVLSHHLAACHSPTEILSVLGNVRGPWAFTYYQQAGHYLWFGRDFFGRRSLLWQYDAEEKSLTLTSVAACLPGSDRPPQWQEVPAVGVYRIDLRAFAESGCLTFEVYPWVHAGDNLSSVSHESKWEGLPSYTSAMMNNSGLSLTSPVCPLNMSIPQLLEIEHDPSLQSSVEDLEVLLKSGVREPVVNCLIDVLSEAVRRRVQCLPFDTQVTSPLTNDQAAIAILFSGGIDSMVLAALADRHIPTHQPIDLLNVAFKLQEPKIVKESTKKSKKHKTKPMDSKTDVPDSNVYNPFGVPDRITGRAGLQELQDLNPERRWNFVEINISREELQKMRQEHICHLVHPLDTVLDDSIGCAVWFAARGTGFLIESNEERGFTSSAKVILTGIGADEQLAGYSRHRVRFKTSGQEGLVQELAMELGRISTRNLGRDDRVIGDHGKEARFPYLDEDVVCFLNALPVSDKADLSLPRGVGEKLLLRLAAKKLGLGASALLPKRAMQFGSRIAKMENSQEKASDKCKRLLTP; encoded by the exons ATGTGTGGTATTTGCTGTGTACTGAGCTTGTCCCCCTCCCAGCTTGTGCTGGAGAAGCATGTGCATGAAAACCTAAGGAAAAGAGGGCCTAACTCCAGTTGCAACATCACCAAAACAGCTTCAAATCCCTACtaccagtgtctgttctctgctCACGTACTTCACATGAGAGGTTGCCCTGCCCCTCAGCCAGCACAAGACCGTAACAGCAATGTATTGATGTGGAATGGAGAGGTTTTTGGAGGACTGTTATTGAGACCAGAAGAGAATGACACTGACGTTCTTTCCCACCACCTCGCAGCCTGCCACAGCCCTACAGAGATCCTGTCTGTCCTGGGCAATGTCCGAGGACCCTGGGCTTTCACTTATTACCAACAGGCTGGACACTATCTTTGGTTTGGGAGAGACTTCTTTGGCCGGCGAAGCCTGCTTTGGCAATATGATGCTGAGGAGAAGTCTTTGACTCTGACGTCTGTGGCTGCCTGTCTCCCTGGCTCTGACCGACCACCACAGTGGCAAGAGGTTCCAGCAGTTGGTGTTTACAGGATTGATCTGAGGGCGTTTGCAGAGTCTGGCTGTTTGACCTTTGAGGTTTATCCATGGGTTCACGCAGGCGATAATCTATCGTCTGTTAGTCATGAATCTAAGTGGGAGGGTCTACCAAGTTACACCTCAGCAATGATGAACAATTCAGGTCTCTCCCTCACGTCTCCAGTTTGCCCACTGAACATGTCAATCCCTCAGTTGTTGGAGATAGAACATGATCCAAGCTTACAGTCCTCAGTTGAAGACCTGGAGGTGTTGCTAAAGTCTGGTGTGAGAGAGCCTGTGGTAAATTGTCTCATTGATGTTCTTAGTGAGGCCGTACGGAGGCGTGTGCAATGTCTTCCCTTTGATACACAGGTGACATCACCACTGACCAATGACCAGGCAGCAATTGCAATTCTTTTCTCAGGAGGGATTGATTCCATGGTTCTGGCTGCCCTGGCCGACCGCCACATCCCAACCCACCAACCAATCGATCTTCTGAATGTGGCATTCAAACTGCAGGAACCAAAAATTGTGAAGGAGTCTACCAAAAAAAGCAAAAAGCACAAAACAAAGCCAATGGATTCTAAAACTGACGTTCCTGATTCCAATGTGTACAACCCCTTCGGCGTTCCAGACAGGATCACTGGTAGAGCAGGTCTGCAAGAGCTTCAGGACTTGAACCCAGAGAGAAGATGGAATTTTGTTGAAATCAACATTTCTCGGGAAGAGCTGCAGAAAATGCGCCAGGAGCACATCTGTCACCTGGTGCACCCATTGGATACCGTGCTGGATGACAGCATTGGATGTGCTGTGTGGTTTGCGGCAAGAGGAACCGGCTTCCTCATAGAAAGCAACGAAGAGAGGGGGTTCACATCATCTGCCAAG GTGATTTTGACCGGTATTGGAGCGGATGAGCAGCTGGCAGGGTACTCCAGACACCGAGTCCGCTTCAAGACCTCTGGGCAAGAGGGTCTGGTCCAAGAGCTGGCCATGGAGCTAGGCAGAATCTCCACAAGGAATCTGGGTCGAGATGACAGAGTCATAGGGGACCACGGGAAGGAGGCTAG GTTTCCCTATTTGGACGAGGATGTGGTGTGTTTCCTGAATGCCCTGCCAGTGTCTGATAAGGCAGATCTGTCCCTGCCTCGAGGAGTAGGGGAGAAACTGCTGCTGAGGCTGGCTGCCAAGAAACTGGGTCTGGGGGCATCTGCTCTACTGCCTAAGAGAGCCATGCAGTTTGGTTCCCGCATTGCAAAGATGGAAAACAGCCAAGAGAAGGCCTCAGACAAGTGCAAGAGACTCCTTACACCTTAG
- the LOC139380361 gene encoding glucose-1-phosphate thymidylyltransferase, with translation MKAVILAAGYGTRLQRDVDNDTSGRFKHLAGIAKPLLPVGHCALISHWVQALNTTGCVDTVFVITNALHHKAFEEWALDFPNVKVLSDGTKSNEDRLGAVACLQLTVKHFKIEDHVIVIGGDTLFKEEFSLIKVKEKFSDLQAMCEDSSLVLSYQCKDEETQKYGILEVDEHLRVLCMKEKPLPSETKSRRACPCFYLFSKKILHLLDAFLDENKEAPIEEKDAPGNFLSWLISRKPVYIHQISGRFDVGNLPSYVECDRYFRENLQDVKSYMM, from the exons ATGAAAGCGGTTATTCTCGCTGCGGGATATGGAACAAGGTTGCAGAGAGATGTTGATAACGACACAAGCGGAAGATTCAAACATCTGGCTGGCATTGCCAAGCCACTGCTTCCTGTGGGGCACTGTGCCTTGATATCTCACTGGGTCCAAGCTTTGAATACCACTGGATGCGTGGACACCGTCTTTGTCATT ACCAATGCCCTTCACCACAAAGCATTTGAGGAGTGGGCCCTGGACTTCCCTAATGTCAAAGTCCTAAGTGATGGAACAAAGAGCAATGAG GACCGTCTTGGTGCTGTCGCCTGTCTTCAGCTAACAGTCAAGCACTTCAAGATCGAAGACCATGTAATAGTTATCGGAGG AGACACTTTGTTCAAGGAAGAGTTCAGTCTCATTAAAGTTAAAGAGAAGTTTTCTGACCTGCAAGCAATGTGTGAAGACAGCAGTCTGGTTCTTTCCTACCAATGTAAAGATGAGG AGACACAGAAGTATGGTATTTTGGAAGTCGATGAACACCTTCGGGTGCTCTGTATGAAGGAGAAACCTCTTCCCTCGGAGACAAAATCAAGGAGAGCA tgTCCATGTTTCTACTTGTTTTCCAAGAAAATCCTTCATCTATTGGATGCCTTTCTTGATGAAAATAAG GAAGCACCAATCGAAGAAAAGGACGCACCTGGAAACTTTTTGTCATGGCTCATTTCAAG AAAGCCTGTGTATATTCATCAGATTTCTGGCCGTTTTGATGTGGGAAACCTGCCCTCCTATGTTGAATGTGACCGGTACTTCAGAGAAAATCTTCAAGATGTGAAGTCTTATATGATGTAG